Sequence from the Methanobacterium alkalithermotolerans genome:
TTTTAACTGTGGATATGTGGGTCCGGTGGTTATTGATGATGAGAAGATGGCAGATGAAATTAAAAAGCACCATGATTTAAAAAAGAAGGTATGAAATATTTTAAATTAAAAAATAGGGAGTAACTAAAAGGATTAAAAAAAATATAAATTATTTATTCTTTCGCTTTTCCTTTTTTATGTATTCCTCAAGATTGTCCATGGCCTTTTGCACCATCACCGGAGAGGGACCACCCGGCACAGTCCTCATCTTCACATTTTCCAGAGGATCCAGGGCTTTTTTTATAAGGTCTTCATCCAGATTCAATTTATCACCGGTAATATCCACTGATATTTTATCTAAAAATTCTCCGGTGACCTCTTCTGGTTTTAATTTTTGATTTATGGCCTCAGTTACCATTCTACCTACAATTTTATGGGCGGTTCTAAAGGGCATCTTTTTTTCCCGGACCATTATATCTGCCAGATCCGTGGCAGTGGCAAAATTAGCCCCGGCAAGTTCCAGGCAACGCTCTTTATTTACTTTAACACTTAACAGCATATTGGCTACCATGTCCAGTATTTCCTGAGAGTGCTTAACTCCGTTCCATAAATGAGGGGTTATTTCCTGTAAATCACGGTTATAAGTATAGGGCAGGGCCTTTAAGATGGTGAGTATGGTTACCAGTTCACCATATAAAATTCCACTTTTTCCCCGGGCTATTTCTGCCACATCTGGATTTTTTTTCTGGGGCATGATAGAAGAAGTAGATGAGAACTCATCTGCAATTTCAATTATCCCGAATTCATAGGTACTCCAGAGCACCATTTCCTCACAAATCTTACCTAAAGTAGTAACCAGGAGAGATAGACTGAATATGGTTTCGGCAATAAAGTCCCGGGAACTAACAGCATCCATGGAATTTTCCATATAAGCACTAAATCCCAGTAAATCCGTGGTAATATTCCTGTCTATAGGAAAACTGGTGGTGGTCATGGCTGCTGAGCCTAATGGATTTAAATCAACCCGTTTATATGCATCCTTTAATCTTTCATAATCTCTTTTAAGGGAGTGGGCATAGGCCAGTAAGTGGTGGGCAAAGGTGGTGGGCTGGGCATGCTGCAGATGAGTATAACCAATCATCACTGTTTCCTGGTGCTCATGGGCCATTTCCAGGATACCCCCTATAAATTCCAGTATAAAACCCTGGATTTCATCCACTTTCTCCTTTAAAACTATCCTTAAATCAGTGGCTACCTGGTCATTACGGGACTTGGCTGTATGCATAAAACCTGCTTCTTCACCCACCTCACCGGTAACGTAATTTTCCACCGCCATATGGATGTCTTCTACAGAGTGGTCCAGAGTAAGTGCCTCAATGCCCTCGCTTTTTAATTTTTCCAGGGATTGGATTATTTTATCTGCAATTAGAGGATCTATTATTTTTTGACGGGATAGCATGGTGGTGTGGGCCAGGTTACATTCAATATCAGCCTGAAAAATGTATCTATCAAATTCCAAAGAAGAAGTAAATTCAGCCGTCTTAGCACTCATCTTTTTACCCAATCGTCCGGATCTTAAATTCACAGATACTCACCCTTAAAAAAAAGTTATAAAACTTAAGTAATAGTAAAATAAAATAAATTAATAAACAAAGGATTTAACCCTTGTTTTTCCATTCGGTGTAACCACACTTTCCACAGGAGTATCGGTCCCCATGGTCAGCCATGAATACTCCGCTGGAGCATCTAACACAGAAAGGATTTTTACGCTTGATTTTGTCTCCATCCACTTCGTAAAGTTCACATTTTTTCATTATTATTCCTCCTGGCCTTCTTCTTTAGAAGCTTCTTTATTTTTTTCCAGGATGTGTTTAGTTTCTATATCATTTAGACTTTCTTTAGAATCGTAAATTTTAGCATAGCATTTGGCCCGGCCTTCTCCAAAGAAAGGCTGAACATTATCCACTACCATTAATTCTTTATCAGCATCAAGTAATGCAACCAGCTTACTTTTAATATCTAAAAGTTTAGGGGTAGCTTCTCCATGGTATAAGCATTCAAAATCTATTTCAGTTCTGTTAAGAACTGGATTTTCAGTTTTTTCTATTATATTGAGTTCCATATTATTCCTCCTCAAATCTATTGATTAATTCTTCAACTTTTTTCTTTACCTTTTGACTTTTCACCATTACCAGACCCTCATTAGGCTGCCCATATAAGATTACAGAATCTTCAGGGGCTAAAAGGATGCAGGGAAGAACAGCAAGATCTTCTTCACCACTTACTATAATCAAAAAGTTTTCAGAAAACTCCTGTGAAGAGCTTAGAGCTTTTTCTATGGTTTCCCATAGAGCTTTGGTTATAGTTCCCGGGGGGTTTTTGGCTTTTAAAATGGTGGCAGAGTAATTAATTTCTTGATTGGAATCTTTTCTCTGAATCCGATTGTCTATAATGGCTAAACGGGGACAGATTCCTGATTCAATGAGATTTTTTGTAGTGACATCCCCTACCGAAATTATAAAATCTTCAGGGGATAATAAATCAAGTGCTTCTTTAAATGAAGGATAGAGATCTCCTAATGGTTTTTTAAGTTCTGATCTCAATTCTTTTTGAAGTTTTAACACTATCTAACCCTCAATGCATATTCTCCCGGTATATTAATATTCAACTCTGAAGCAATATCAGACTTATCAGGGTCGATGATTATCAGGAGCCCACTCCAGTTAGTGGAAGAGGGTAAATCACACACCGGGCAACGTTCATCATTAGTTATACGGTTGCACTTTGTACAGGCTTTTATGGTCATTTTTTCTTCTTCCTTTTTTCGTTTTCAATCCATTCGTCTTTTCCAAGACCAGGCTGCCTCATGGTAAGACCTATCTTAGTTTCTTTAGAAGATTTACCCTTCAAACTAAGGGCCACTATTCGAGCCCGTACTTTATTACCTTCTTCCAGACTCTTTTTAGATTCTTTACCAAGTAAGGCTCCTCTTTTAGCGTCGTAATTTATATAATCGTCAGTAACCTGAGATACGTGAACCAGACCATCCATTGGTCCCATCCTGACAAATGCACCAAATTCTGCTATTTCAATTACCTCTCCTTCAATTATTTCATGGAGTTCTGGTTTGAAAAATATAGCATTGAATTTCAGGTCGTGATAGGCGGCTCCATCTCCCATGATGACTCTACCGGTACCCAGGTCCTCTATATCTTTAACAGATACCATCAAACCTAATTTTTTATCAATTTTTCCTACATAGGATTCATTTAAGGTTTCAATGGCCACCTCTTCTAAAGGTTCATCAAAACGGTGGGGCGGAATCCGCACAGTGTCTTCTATTTTAGATAGGTAATACAAATAAATCCCTCAATTAACCTTTTTTTTAATTATCCATAAATCTTAAAATATAAAATTTAAGTATCATTTATACTATAAAAATGATAGTATATTAAATCTTAGTTGCATTTTTTGTAGATAGTATATTAAATCTTGGTTGCTATTTCTGGTATAAATCAATGGAGTGTTCAATAGCTTTAAATGCTTTTTCTGCATTTTCCCATCCTAAAATCTGGGTGCTTTTACCCTCCAGGTGTTTGTACTCTTTGAAGAAATGTTCAATTTCTTTTAGCAGGTGGGGTGGAACATCGCTAATATCCTTTACCTCTTCATAGCGAGGGTCCTGAACTGGAACTGCCAGTATTTTATCGTCCTGATCTCCCCCATCAATCATACGCATTACCCCGATGGGTCTACTTTCAATAACGCATCCCGGGAAAGTTGGTTCCTCCATCAGTACCAGTATATCCATAGGGTCACCATCATCGTAAATGGTCTGGGGGATGATTCCGTATTCAGCAGGGTAAACAAATGGTGAATACAGCACCCGATCCAGTGCAAAGGCTTCCATATCTTTATCATACTCGTACTTGTTTCTTGATCCTTTTGGTATTTCAATAACTGCATATACCACTTCAGGTACTGAAGGCCCAGGGGCAATATCTTTCCAGAGATTCATTACATTCCTCCTGATAAACTTGGAATTAATTTAAATGATTTTAATAAATTTAAGTTAAAAAATTTTTAATCCTTAACTACTATGGCCTTCCACAGCCATGTATCTTTTTTGACGTAAGTAAACCACGGTTATCCCTTTAGAACGGGCCCTTTTTTTTAGTTCCCGGTCATTGGTACATAACACTTTTGATATTCGAAGAAGCGCATCATCCACCTTTTCGCCTCTTTTAAGAGGATATTCAGTGATTTTTATTTGAGGAGAAGATACCATCTTCAGGGCAATTGATGCTGCCAGTTTATCCTTACCCTTTGCTGTTTTTTTTATACCTTCCAGTTCTCTAATAACAAAGGAAGGCACAGTTAACTGGTAAGAGGGTAAGATTTTTTCCAGTTCCTCAATGATATCCACCTTGAACTGGAAAGGCAGCATTAAAAATTTGTATCTAAAACCGCCTCTTTATTTGATGATACCATATCCAATTAACCTCCATCTGGCACCTACCCTACGGGATAAAGCAACCCTTTGACCGGTTTCAGCACAAACAGGTAATTTAAGAGTTACACTGGCCTGATTACCAGCAGTGGTAACCACTCCAATGGTGGTGGTGGTACCGGCATTAATCATCAGAGGTTCCTTGGCTTTTATGGGCTCTACTTCTCTTTCTTCTTTAGTACCCACTACTCTTTCGAGTAAATTGACTTCCATATCCAGCTGGTGCATTACGGGAGGTAAGGTTCCTGCTTCACCTGCTACAGATCCTGAAAGAGAATCGGCTTTGGTTAAAGCTGGATCAAGATTGGTACCTACACCGACCAGTCCTCCGGGACCTACTTCATCCACGGTTTCTCCACCTGCTATTAAACCGGTTATACGAGAGTGTAAACTAATCCAGGTAGTTTTACCATCTTTTTTGATTTGTACACCTGGTTTTATTTCTAATTCATCCCCTACTTTCAGTTTACCCTGAACCAGGGTCCCTCCAATAACTCCCCCTACAATGTCTTCTGGTCCAGATCCTGGCTTGTTAATATCAAAGGAACGGGCCACATACATCAGTGGTGGTTTATTGATTTTCCTCTTGGGGGTTTTAATTTTATTTTCAATTAAGTCTATAAGAATATCAATATTAGCTCCTTGCTGAGCAGATACAGGAATTATAGGTGCGTCTTCTGCGCAGGTGCCCTTAACGAAATCCTTAATTTCCTGGTAACTCTCCAGGGCCCTTTCTTTAGATACGATATCTATTTTATTCTGGACTACAATTACTTCCTTAACTCCAATAACATCCAGGGCCATAAGGTGTTCCTTGGTTTGAGGTTGAGGACATGGTTCATTAGCAGCTATAACCAGAACAGCTCCATCCATTATGGCTGCTCCAGAGAGCATGGTAGCCATAAGGGTTTCGTGCCCAGGAGCATCTACAAAAGATACCTTTCTTAAAATTTCGGTATCCTTTCCACATTTCTCACAAACCAGTGCAGTGGTGAAGCACTGGGGTGGGGCACATTCGGCACATTTACGGAAGGTTATATCTGCATATCCCAACCGGATAGAGATACCTCTTTTAGTTTCTTCACTGTGGGTATCGGTCCATATACCAGATAATGCCTTGGTAAGCGTGGTTTTACCATGGTCTACGTGACCCACTAGCCCTATGTTAATTTCCGACTGAATTTTCACAGATTACACCTATAATTTTATTATTAATATTTGCTTCTAATAGATATTTAATGGGGAGGATTATTCTTCTGAAGGATTTTTGATTTCATCCAGGGATTTTTCACCAGATTGAGTTACTATAGTATTAATCTGTACTATATCATCAGATACAGTGTTTCCCCTGACTGTTTTCCTTCTTCTTAGCCCATCACGGGTGGGATTAAAACCAATGCCTCCTGCTAATAAACTTTTAATTCTACGAGGTCCGCTTATATCTTTCCTCATAGGGAAACCGTTTTTATCGCTCCCTCCAGTTATTTTTAATTTATAACCCTT
This genomic interval carries:
- a CDS encoding DNA-directed RNA polymerase; protein product: MYYLSKIEDTVRIPPHRFDEPLEEVAIETLNESYVGKIDKKLGLMVSVKDIEDLGTGRVIMGDGAAYHDLKFNAIFFKPELHEIIEGEVIEIAEFGAFVRMGPMDGLVHVSQVTDDYINYDAKRGALLGKESKKSLEEGNKVRARIVALSLKGKSSKETKIGLTMRQPGLGKDEWIENEKRKKKK
- the spt4 gene encoding transcription elongation factor subunit Spt4, which gives rise to MTIKACTKCNRITNDERCPVCDLPSSTNWSGLLIIIDPDKSDIASELNINIPGEYALRVR
- a CDS encoding 30S ribosomal protein S24e, whose protein sequence is MELNIIEKTENPVLNRTEIDFECLYHGEATPKLLDIKSKLVALLDADKELMVVDNVQPFFGEGRAKCYAKIYDSKESLNDIETKHILEKNKEASKEEGQEE
- a CDS encoding type II toxin-antitoxin system VapC family toxin is translated as MLPFQFKVDIIEELEKILPSYQLTVPSFVIRELEGIKKTAKGKDKLAASIALKMVSSPQIKITEYPLKRGEKVDDALLRISKVLCTNDRELKKRARSKGITVVYLRQKRYMAVEGHSS
- a CDS encoding GTP-dependent dephospho-CoA kinase family protein, translated to MLKLQKELRSELKKPLGDLYPSFKEALDLLSPEDFIISVGDVTTKNLIESGICPRLAIIDNRIQRKDSNQEINYSATILKAKNPPGTITKALWETIEKALSSSQEFSENFLIIVSGEEDLAVLPCILLAPEDSVILYGQPNEGLVMVKSQKVKKKVEELINRFEEE
- a CDS encoding 30S ribosomal protein S27ae — encoded protein: MKKCELYEVDGDKIKRKNPFCVRCSSGVFMADHGDRYSCGKCGYTEWKNKG
- the argH gene encoding argininosuccinate lyase, which codes for MNLRSGRLGKKMSAKTAEFTSSLEFDRYIFQADIECNLAHTTMLSRQKIIDPLIADKIIQSLEKLKSEGIEALTLDHSVEDIHMAVENYVTGEVGEEAGFMHTAKSRNDQVATDLRIVLKEKVDEIQGFILEFIGGILEMAHEHQETVMIGYTHLQHAQPTTFAHHLLAYAHSLKRDYERLKDAYKRVDLNPLGSAAMTTTSFPIDRNITTDLLGFSAYMENSMDAVSSRDFIAETIFSLSLLVTTLGKICEEMVLWSTYEFGIIEIADEFSSTSSIMPQKKNPDVAEIARGKSGILYGELVTILTILKALPYTYNRDLQEITPHLWNGVKHSQEILDMVANMLLSVKVNKERCLELAGANFATATDLADIMVREKKMPFRTAHKIVGRMVTEAINQKLKPEEVTGEFLDKISVDITGDKLNLDEDLIKKALDPLENVKMRTVPGGPSPVMVQKAMDNLEEYIKKEKRKNK
- a CDS encoding 30S ribosomal protein S6e; protein product: MAFKVVVSEKEKSLQMELDAANSKKLVGLTIGEEFDGSLIGLKGYKLKITGGSDKNGFPMRKDISGPRRIKSLLAGGIGFNPTRDGLRRRKTVRGNTVSDDIVQINTIVTQSGEKSLDEIKNPSEE
- a CDS encoding inorganic diphosphatase → MNLWKDIAPGPSVPEVVYAVIEIPKGSRNKYEYDKDMEAFALDRVLYSPFVYPAEYGIIPQTIYDDGDPMDILVLMEEPTFPGCVIESRPIGVMRMIDGGDQDDKILAVPVQDPRYEEVKDISDVPPHLLKEIEHFFKEYKHLEGKSTQILGWENAEKAFKAIEHSIDLYQK
- the eif2g gene encoding translation initiation factor IF-2 subunit gamma translates to MKIQSEINIGLVGHVDHGKTTLTKALSGIWTDTHSEETKRGISIRLGYADITFRKCAECAPPQCFTTALVCEKCGKDTEILRKVSFVDAPGHETLMATMLSGAAIMDGAVLVIAANEPCPQPQTKEHLMALDVIGVKEVIVVQNKIDIVSKERALESYQEIKDFVKGTCAEDAPIIPVSAQQGANIDILIDLIENKIKTPKRKINKPPLMYVARSFDINKPGSGPEDIVGGVIGGTLVQGKLKVGDELEIKPGVQIKKDGKTTWISLHSRITGLIAGGETVDEVGPGGLVGVGTNLDPALTKADSLSGSVAGEAGTLPPVMHQLDMEVNLLERVVGTKEEREVEPIKAKEPLMINAGTTTTIGVVTTAGNQASVTLKLPVCAETGQRVALSRRVGARWRLIGYGIIK